Proteins co-encoded in one Melospiza melodia melodia isolate bMelMel2 chromosome 8, bMelMel2.pri, whole genome shotgun sequence genomic window:
- the EAF2 gene encoding ELL-associated factor 2 has product MNGAVPSLYDPKARVLKLGESFEKQPRCAFHTVRYDFKPASIDMSCEGDLEVGKGEQVTITLPNIEGSTPPVTVFKGSKKPYLKECILIINHDTGECRLEKLSSNITVKKTRAEGSSKVQSRIEQQQQQMRNATKAPNNIKSSPSKEKTFPSSPMDDIERELKAEASIMDQLSSSDSSSDSKSSSSSSSSSENSSSDSEDEETKPSLPMSMPYLQPQPTVSAMPQQAVPDKDASHNRSQESGGHMMNTLRNDLQLSESGSDSDD; this is encoded by the exons ATGAACGGAGCGGTCCCGTCGCTCTACGACCCCAAGGCGCGGGTGCTAAAGCTGGGGGAGAGCTTCGAGAAGCAGCCGCGCTGCGCCTTCCACACTGTCCGCT ATGACTTTAAGCCTGCATCTATTGATATGTCCTGTGAAGGAGACCTTGAAGTTGGCAAAGGTGAACAGGTGACAATAACACTGCCAAATATTGAG GGCTCAACTCCACCAGTGACTGTGTTCAAGGGCTCAAAGAAGCCTTACCTAAAAGAATGTATCTTAATTATCAACCATGACACTGGAGAATGTCGCCTAGAGAAACTTAGTAGCAACATCACTGTGAAAAAAACCAG AGCTGAAGGAAGTAGTAAAGTCCAGTCTCGCAttgagcagcaacagcagcaaatgCGAAATGCAACAAAGGCTCCAAACAACATTAAAAGCTCTCCATCAAAGGAAAAAACATTTCCATCTTCTCCTATGGATGATATTGAACGGG AGCTAAAAGCAGAAGCCAGTATCATGGACCAGCTGAGTAGCTCTGACAGTTCATCTGACTCTAAAAGTTCTTCATCCTCTTCATCAAGTAGTGAAAATAGTTCTAGTGATTCTGAAGATGAGGAAACGAAGCCCTCTCTTCCGATGTCGATGCCGTATTTGCAGCCTCAGCCCACGGTGTCTGCCATGCCACAACAGGCTGTTCCTGACAAAGATGCCAGTCATAACAGATCCCAAGAGAGCGGTGGTCATATGATGAATACACTAC